The bacterium DNA window CCGCCTGGCACGTGCGGGCGAAGTGTTCGACCTGGTGCTCCTGGACCCGCCGTACGGGATGGGGTTGATCGCGCGGTCCCTGGCTGCGATCGTCGACTCCGGGGTCCTGGCCCCAGGAGGACGGGTCGTGGCAGAAGGTCACTGGCGGGACAGGCCTACCCTGCCCCCCGGCCAGGAGATGGCGCGGGAGGCACGGTACGGCGAGACCGCTCTGTGGTTCATTCGCTCGAGCGACGGGCCCCGCTCCTAGCGGGAGAAAGGAGCCTGTGTGCGCATTGCCGTCTACCCAGGTAGTTTCGATCCCGTTCACCACGGACACATTGAGGTCATCCGCAGGGCCGTGTGCCTTTTTGACCGGGTCATAGTGGCGGTCGCGGAGAACATTGACAAGGGTCTGGGCACATTCCCGCTCGAGGACCGCGTGGCGATGCTGCGGGAAGCGGTCGCGGGGATCCCGACGGTCGAGGTGGTGGCCTACAGTGGGCTGACCGTTGACTTCGCACGCACGCGTGGCGCGACCTGTCTGATCAAGGGGCTGCGCGCGGTCGGGGATTTCGACTACGAGCTCAAGCAGTCGGCTATGAACCGCCGGCTGGCTCCTGACCTGGACACCCTGCTGTTCATCGCCGATCCGCAGTTCGCGTTCGTGTCATCGGCGCTCATCCGCGAGGTGGCGGCGTTGGGCGGTGACGTCGGCGGGCTTGTGGCCCCGGCGGTTGCCGAGCGACTGCGGGTCCGTTGGCCAAGGAAAGAATAGCCTGTGGAGACCGTGCTGGAACTGCTCGATCGGACCGAGAGCGTGCTGCGGCGCCACCTGAAGCGTCTGCCGACCGAGCGGCGCCAGGCCATCGAGGACGAGGTCCTGGGCCTGTTTCGAATGGCACGGGCGGCTCTGCCCAGGGAGCTCCATCAGGCCTCCCGCCTCATGGAGGAAGCGGAACTGGCACTGGCGCGTTCTCGCGAGGAAGCCCGCCGCATTGTGCTGGACGCGCAGGCCCATGCTCGGTCGCTCGCCGAATCCGGAGGAGCCCACGGGCGTGTTTCGCAGGGCCCTGCCGCGACCGAAGAGGCAAAGCGCGAATCCGACCGCATCCGTCGTGGGGCAGACGAGTATGCCGCCGCCGTGCTGGCACGCCTCGAGGCGGAGATGGAAAGGATCCTGGCCGCAATTCGCCGGGGACAGGAAGTGCTGCGCGCCCCCGGCGAGCGTGACCGGCGGGCGTGACCGGCGGTCCGGGTGGGGGCGTTCATTGACACCCCAAAAACCGGGTCCCTATAATGGGCATGTTTAGCGAGGCGCACCTGCCGTGAGAGTAGATCTCCGTTCCCTGCGCGCCGAACGGGGCGCTGCGCTCGTGGTGGGTTGTGGCGAGCCGGTGGCGAGCGGGATCGCCGAGATGCCGTTCGTTGGTCCCGTCGAGGGAACCCTCTCGCTCACCAATCTGGGACCGTCCCTGCGGGTGGAGGGCCGGCTGGTGACGCGGGTTGATCTGACGTGCGATCGTTGTGCCGCGCCGTTCCGCGCCGTTGTTGAAGCGCCGGTGCACGAGGATCTCGCGTGGGACGGCGAGGAGTTCCTCTCGACGGCGCAGGGCACCACGGTACTGGACGTTGACGCGCTGGCTCGAGAGATGCTCCTGCTGGCGCTGCCCACGCCGGCGCGCTGCCGTCCCGATTGCCCGGGGCTGTGCGGCAACTGCGGGGCCGATCTCAATGCTGGACGCTGTGCCTGTGAGTGAGTCCGCGCTTGTGCGCTGAGAAACGGGAGGAGATTCTGTGGCCCAGAAGAGACGAGGTCCCAAGTCAAGGACGGGTTCACGCCGAAGTCATTTCAAGGCGGTCCCCCCCACCCTGGTGACGTGCCCGCAGTGCAAGTCCCGGATCGTTCCCCACCGGGTTTGTCCCTCCTGCGGCTTCTACGACGGGCGCGAGGTCGTCGTAATCAAGAGCCGGCAGCCCAAGAAGAAGGAAAAGTAGGGCCCGAGGTGCGAGCCCGGCGATGAGGATCGCTGTGGACGCGATGGGCGGGGACCACGCCCCCCGCGCCATCGTTGAGGGAGCGGTTCATGCCGCCCGGGACTTTGGCGTTGAGCCGGTGCTCGTGGGCATCCCGGCGAGGATCGAGGCGGAGTTGCGCCGCGTCGGTGCGGGCGCGCTCTCGGTTCAGATCGTCGAGGCCCCGGATGTCATAGAGATGCACGAGCACCCGGCAATGGCCCTGCGCCGCAAGCGCCGGTCCAGCATCGCCGTGGCAGTGCAGCAGGTGCGCGAGGGCC harbors:
- the coaD gene encoding pantetheine-phosphate adenylyltransferase, which gives rise to MRIAVYPGSFDPVHHGHIEVIRRAVCLFDRVIVAVAENIDKGLGTFPLEDRVAMLREAVAGIPTVEVVAYSGLTVDFARTRGATCLIKGLRAVGDFDYELKQSAMNRRLAPDLDTLLFIADPQFAFVSSALIREVAALGGDVGGLVAPAVAERLRVRWPRKE
- a CDS encoding DUF177 domain-containing protein, giving the protein MRVDLRSLRAERGAALVVGCGEPVASGIAEMPFVGPVEGTLSLTNLGPSLRVEGRLVTRVDLTCDRCAAPFRAVVEAPVHEDLAWDGEEFLSTAQGTTVLDVDALAREMLLLALPTPARCRPDCPGLCGNCGADLNAGRCACE
- the rpmF gene encoding 50S ribosomal protein L32; translation: MAQKRRGPKSRTGSRRSHFKAVPPTLVTCPQCKSRIVPHRVCPSCGFYDGREVVVIKSRQPKKKEK